The following proteins come from a genomic window of Sulfolobales archaeon:
- a CDS encoding 50S ribosomal protein L44e: MKIPKTINTYCPRCKTHTEHSVTIYKHGKRRTLAEGQRRYLAKQEGYGSKRKPEQKRFAKVTKKTVLKLKCQKCGYILHRKGIRLKKAELVEVVKG; the protein is encoded by the coding sequence CTGAAGATTCCTAAGACGATCAACACGTACTGCCCTAGGTGTAAAACACATACAGAGCATAGCGTAACGATATATAAACATGGTAAGAGGAGAACCCTTGCAGAGGGTCAGAGGAGGTATCTTGCTAAGCAGGAGGGCTATGGATCGAAGAGGAAGCCTGAGCAGAAGAGGTTTGCTAAGGTTACGAAGAAAACTGTTTTAAAGCTCAAGTGCCAGAAGTGCGGATATATATTACATAGAAAAGGTATTAGGCTTAAGAAGGCCGAGCTTGTGGAGGTGGTTAAGGGTTGA
- a CDS encoding RNA-protein complex protein Nop10 — protein sequence MKHLIRKCIRCGRYTLKDRCPICGSETIDPHPPRFSPEDRYVSYRIKAIYEEKGGSGGPGSSTTN from the coding sequence GTGAAGCACCTAATAAGAAAGTGCATTAGATGTGGCAGATATACTCTCAAAGATAGATGCCCTATCTGTGGTTCAGAAACAATAGATCCCCACCCGCCTAGGTTTTCGCCGGAGGATAGATATGTATCCTACAGGATTAAAGCTATATATGAGGAGAAGGGGGGATCTGGGGGTCCGGGATCTTCCACAACGAACTGA
- a CDS encoding translation initiation factor IF-2 subunit alpha yields the protein MLVLRRKQIPDVGELVVATVKEIFDYGAYVTLDEYRGYRAFLPWSEITARHFKDIKEVLREGQRVVAKVIRVDKTKKPPAVDVSTKKVSEEERRSKMILWKRAQKAHNILEIVAKRLGMSVETIYEKIGWKLEDKYKEIMAGIEELAIRGEEAARGIEVEEEILKTLIEEARRHVEIKRVSISGIITARSRAPDGIKRLKSFFEEIISLVENRYSKDGIKIELYTLGAPRYRLTLEGSDYKELEKILSSILEYADKASKKLGIEFSFERS from the coding sequence ATCCTGGTTCTAAGGAGGAAGCAGATCCCAGATGTTGGGGAGCTCGTAGTAGCAACTGTTAAAGAGATCTTCGACTACGGAGCATATGTGACGCTTGATGAGTATAGAGGCTATAGAGCCTTTCTACCATGGAGTGAGATAACTGCTAGACACTTCAAGGATATAAAGGAGGTTCTTAGAGAGGGTCAGAGGGTTGTGGCAAAGGTTATAAGGGTTGATAAGACGAAGAAGCCCCCAGCGGTTGATGTTTCAACGAAGAAGGTGAGTGAGGAGGAGAGGAGGAGTAAGATGATTCTGTGGAAGAGGGCTCAGAAGGCACATAACATCCTAGAGATCGTTGCTAAGAGGCTTGGAATGAGTGTTGAGACTATATATGAGAAGATTGGGTGGAAGCTTGAGGATAAGTATAAGGAGATCATGGCCGGTATAGAGGAGCTGGCGATAAGGGGTGAGGAGGCAGCACGCGGTATAGAGGTTGAGGAGGAGATCCTAAAGACCCTTATAGAGGAGGCGAGGAGGCATGTGGAGATTAAAAGGGTATCTATATCGGGGATTATAACAGCTAGATCGAGGGCGCCCGATGGTATAAAGAGGTTGAAGAGCTTCTTCGAGGAAATAATATCCCTTGTGGAGAATAGATACTCTAAAGATGGTATAAAGATAGAGCTATATACCCTTGGCGCTCCAAGATACAGGCTAACCCTGGAGGGGTCTGACTATAAGGAGCTTGAAAAGATACTCTCCAGCATACTTGAATATGCTGATAAGGCTTCGAAGAAGCTTGGTATAGAGTTTAGCTTCGAAAGATCATAG
- a CDS encoding 30S ribosomal protein S27e, whose translation MKKRKILIPEPKSRFVRVRCPQCGNEQVIFDHATFPVRCFICGTQLVKSTGGKAIIYGEIIKILG comes from the coding sequence TTGAAGAAGAGGAAGATCCTGATCCCCGAGCCTAAGAGTAGGTTTGTAAGAGTTAGATGCCCCCAATGTGGAAACGAGCAGGTGATCTTCGACCACGCAACCTTCCCCGTTAGATGCTTTATATGTGGAACACAGCTTGTTAAGAGCACTGGTGGGAAGGCTATTATCTATGGCGAGATTATAAAGATCCTGGGGTGA